GACATTCGGGCCAAGGGCTTTTGCGAATTCAGTGACCGGGTCGAGTCCTCCCAGAAGACCAACGGAGACGGCGTGGAATTTTTGCCACTTTTCTGGATTTTTGTTCGCGTAAAAGTCAACGACTTTTTGAGTCAATAAATGGATATTAAGTTGGCCACAGAGGACTGCCAGTGCTTTTTTCGGAACCAGCGTGTATTTCTCCGGAATTTCTGTCGGAACCTGTAAGGCATCCAGTAATGGCAGATTGATCGCTTCAGAATTAAACAGGATAACCGTTTCCAAAGCGACGGTGTTTTTAAGATGAAGCCCGACGATTAGGCCTCCAGTTTTATGCCACCAGTTGACGACGCCTTTCTCAACTTCATTTTTGGGGGGCTTGATATGTTCATCCCAGATGCGTGGATTAAGAAATAATGAGCCGGTGACATTCGGAGATAATTTTGATTGCGCTCGTTGATAGATTTTTAAATTGAATAGGCTGGCTTGGGCGTCGCGAGGCTGTTTTTGGAGAGTCTGCTTTACGTATAGGTCTACGGTCGACTGAAGAATATGTTTGTTTTCCGTCACCACGAGCGTGCGTTCGAGAAAGGTATAATAAATTTGGGGGATTGTGTCGCTGTCGGCTCCTGATTGGCTGGCGATAAAGCAGGGAACTTTCTGGTAATTGATCGAAGTGACAGTGACACCGGTCTTTTTGAACCAGCTTTCGAACAGACTTTTCGTAGCACTCGCTTTTTTGACTCTGGCGAGCAGGAGAGGGGAAGGGGTTTGTTTTGGACCATTGTTAAATACCGCTAACCCCACCGATTCGCCAAACAGATTATTGAGCAACGGAAACAGACGTTGTTCTGTGACCGATTCGACATCGCGCAAGCCCTGCTTGAGATTTTTTACATCCTGACTTATAAGCCAGGACTGAAAGACTTGTGTCTGTTGGAAGCGGGTTACCACAGGAGAAACCAGAAACTGTTTCAGATGCCCGTTCAGATCTGAGGCTTCAACATAGACGCCTGCCTTATCATCAACCAGTTGGCTGAGCGGAGTCTCTGCAACGGCAGCAGCACTGCCAAGAGAAATAAAGACCACTGATACCAAAACCATAGCGAGAATTGTTGATTTCTTAACAGTCAGGCAGAGTTGTGCTGGATATTGTTTCATAGGCTGCATGCTTGGGAGCACTCCCGTCAGGTCTTAAATATTGGTATCAGGAAAACATATCTTATTTTGGAACTGAGTGCTTTTAAATTTTCGTTGATTCTTCGGGAACGGAATGCAGTATGAAATTCCAGGCATGGCTGATCTGGTTCTTCAGTGGTTGCATTTCATGATTGATATCATCAACCCAGTGAGGTTCGTCTGGCAGGACGCTTGTTGATTCAGGGCGGGGACGTGTTACCGGAACCAGACTGACGGCTTCAGTCATCGTGCCAGCAGTGCTTTGTGCCAGTCCCCAGGAAGCGGCGCCTGCATTGCGCAACAACTGGTTGAAACTTTGATTGGGGGTATTTGCTTTGCTATCAGGTGTTTGAGTTTCTGGGAAGAGGTGCGTATTGGTGGCGATGGTATTGGGGGGGATTACATCAGGTTGATCCCCGGGAAAATTCAGGGACACGGCAACCAGTATCACTGCGGCCGTGAGCAGACTGCCATACCACCAGCGTGCAGATGCATGTGTGCTTCTACCTGTGATAGAAGATGCTTCGCTGAGAGCCGATGAATTCAGGTTGTTACGGTCTGTGTTATCAAGTTGTGACATGACTGCCTCAACCAGATCGATTTCTGGTAGAGCCTGTTTCCAGGCAGGTAATGCATGTTCAACGATCAGGTAGTCTTCCCAGACTCTCTGGTGTTCCGGCGATGAGATTGCCAGATTTTCCAGTCTGGGACGTTGGTCAAAATTTCGCATTTCGACCATGCTCTCTAGTTCGGATTGATATTCAACGAGATTCATGTCTGACCTCTGGTACAATTCCACGCTGTCTGAGTGTAGACGCCAGTTCCTGCCTGGAGCGGTGTAACCATGTTTTAATGGTTCCTTCCGGTCTCTCCAGAATGTCTCCGATTTCCTGACAGCTCAGATTCTCCTGATGAAATAAAATAAAACACGTGCGATGATCTTCACGTAACAGGTTGATGGCTTTCTGAAGTTCTTCACCAAGATCTTGCAGTTGTTCCGGCGATTGACTGACTGCCAGCTCGGAAGCAAACTCTGTGGGGACGGGCCGTTTGGACCGTTTACTCAGGAATGTTCTGCATCGATTGGCGGCGATGGTCAATAACCAGGGTTTCAATGTTCGGGTGGGATCCCATTGATGAAGACTGCGAAATGCACGTACAAAGACTTCCTGCGCCACATCCTCGGCGTCTTGTCGATGTCCGAGCATACGATAACAAAGTCCAAAAATCGGGCTTTGGAATCGCGCTACTAATGCGCGCATTTCCTCTCTATTACCTTCCAGGCAACTTCGGACTTGCGCCGCATCTTCTTCATTCACGGAGAAATCCCGTTTTTGTCATTCTTCGTTGCGGCCGCAGATGGCAGCGACTCCTTTTCTGGCTGCAATCGAAACGGCGTTTCGTACTACTGAAATTTGAATCAAAACCTCAGGCCATTCAATTAAATATACCAATTTATTCGGGCAGAGGTTTCAGGCGGATGAAGAAAATTGAGAATGGTTAGTGATGTATTGTAATGTTTAGTATTGTTTTCCCATAAAGGACAGGATGAGGATGCTTTGGTTTCCTCATGAAATTGTCAGGTTACAAGTAAAAGTTCAATAGATGCTCTCTGATAAAATAGAGTGCTAGGAGGTAAATACCATATGTTTTGAAAATTAAGTAAGTAAATGTATATTGTGGTGTTTGTATTCAGTAAGTCTTTTTGTATCTATGGTTTAAGTGTTTAGATTGACAGTCCATAGAAGGTGAAACATACTTAGTATAATTCCGTAATTAATGATTCTGTCATTAACGGTTCATTATTTAACAGCACGAATTGATACTTTTTTATGTTTTCTTTTTTAAGGATGTTCAAGATGAGGCACTTGAGAACTTCTATTAGATCGCGAGGGTTTACCCTGATTGAGTTGCTGGTTGTGATCGCCATTATTGCAATTCTAATCGCATTGTTACTTCCAGCCGTGCAGCAGGCACGTGAGGCAGCTCGACGTAGTACTTGTAAAAACAATCTGAAGCAAATCAGTCTGGCAATGCATAATTATGAGAGTGCTCATAGTACGTTTCCTTATGGGCACCGTGGTGGTGGCGGGGCCTATCCGACGTATTGCCATAATCGAGATACCTGGTTCCATCGTATTCTACCTTATGTAGATCAGGCACCGATGTATAATAACTATGAAGCTGACTGTGCGAATGTGTCTGCGAGCACGAGTAATCATGTGCATAACATTTCGAGCAGTCAGATTTTTGTTCGCACACCATTACCGGCATTCATGTGCCCTTCCGATATAGGGCCAGGGTTTGCTGAACCTTCTGGAGTTCGCTGGGGTGGTAGCTATCTGGGTTGTATTGGTTGGGCAAATAACCGTTCGACTGGTACGGATAACGGCATGTTTGGATATCAGACGAAGACAAAAATGCGCGATATTACAGATGGAACGTCAAACACAATGATGTTGAGTGAAGGGGTACAGCGTGTGGCTGTGCCGACCGGTTTTTCCTGGGGATGTGCAGGGTGTTATTGGATTGGTGGTGCTCATGGTGAAGTGACATTCTCTGCCTTTGAGACTCCCAATACTTCAGCGGCAGACCAGAATTATCTTTGTAAAAGTACAACTGATATAAATGCTCCCTGTGTTGTAAATCAGACGGATAAATGGAACTATGCCCGCAGTCAGCATGTCGGAGGTGTGCATGCGGGTATGGCCGATGGTGCCGTGCGGTTTATTTCAGAAAACATTGACCGCGGTACATTCCGGGCAATCGCGACTACCTCTGGTGATGAAGTCGTTGGTGAATTTTAAGTTGTTGAATACGTAGAATTATCGATCTTCCATCACCCCCGGTATCTTTGCCGGGGGTGGTCTGATCCCATAGGAAAGATTCAATGAAAACACTCTCTTTTTGTTTGATTTTAATGTGTACTGCCGGAATGCTTGTTGGTTGTGGTGGTGCCAGTGATGCACCAGTAACATATCCTGTTTCCGGTAATGTGACACTGGACGGCGAGCCCCTGGCGGAAGGAAATATTATTTTTCGTGATGCCGCTGGAAAAGCAGCAAGCGCTGCTGGGAAAATCGAGAATGGTGAATTCTCATTTGAGGCGGTTGCCGGTAAAAAAGCAGTTGTGATTACCGCGACACGTGAAGTTCCAGGAAAAACTGCTGTGGGTGGCGCTCCAGATGAGCCGCCGGTGCCTGCGATTGAGCAGTATATTCCAGATACCTACAATGAAAAGACGACTCTGGAAGCTGGTGTCAGTGATTCGGGAGCAAATGAATTCACATTCGATTTGAAGAGCAAATAGAATTCTTGAGAGGCATTACAAAACAAGCCGGGTCCAAATGAACCCGGCTTGTTTTTTACTTTTGCAACTTCTAGCTGGTACTGTGTCGCGTCTCAACCTGTAGTTCTGAGAGGCGTTTCGAAGCAATCTTTATATTTGCTGTTATTGTTTTTGAATGCATTCGCGTGCCAGGATGCGTGCCTGCTTGAATGCATGCTTTACTGTAAATGCCCGGGCTTCAACCTGCTCTTCGGTGTAGTACTTGCCATGGTCGCTTTCGGGTAGCCCTGCCAGTGATAAGGTAAGAGGCAGAAGGTCGAGAAACTCACGGTACCGTCGCTGAATATCACTGCTGGCGTTGGCTGAATCGTTCACTGAAAGCGTCTCCCTCTTTTTCTTGCATCATAGTTACGTAAAATGAAACTGAAATTTGATGGTAGGTTTGAGTTGGTATCGACTGTTATCCGTGACTGAATTCGGCCCGCGGACTCCATAGATCAAACCTTGTTGCTCTCGCTACTTCTACCTTGATTCTCTCAAAGGCAATTCAGAAAAGCAATGGGAACTAAGGAGATTGCCATGAGCAATGTCTGGATTCGGTCCTTTTCAAAACCAGCAAACAAATCTTATGACAGAGTAAGGCACTCCGACTCATGTAAACCGATGCAGGCAGTGAGCGGCGTGTTCGAAGCCAGAGCCAGAGTTATTCTTTGTTTTTGAGGCCCGTTTCTCCAGGCGGTGGCAGAGTTACTGGTGGCAACTCTGGAGCCGCAGAGTTGCCTTGTTCGTTTTGCTGTTCTGGTTGCGGCTGTGGGGGCTGCTGAGGATAACCCTGTGGCGGCATCTGGTATTGTTGTGGATACGCTGGCATTGGCTGCTGTGGATATCCCTGTTGCGGATAGTATTGTGGTGGCATCGGATAAGGGTATTGCTGTCCTGGCTGCATCTGTTGGGGAGGATAGCCGTATTGCTGCGGTGGATAACCAGCTTGCTGTGCGGCCTGATCATAAGCTTGCTGTGCTGCCTGTTGCTGTTCGGCAGACAGAATCTGGGTATCTCCTTCATAGACTTCGGGCGCGACAGGGGCTGGTGTTTCCGGAGCAGGTGCCGTTTCGGCTGCTGCAGACTCTTCTGGTTTGTGAACGGGAATATCAAACACGGTATCCGATCCGGTAAGAATTTCACCACTAGGGGCTGCTTCCGCGGCTGCTTCTGGTGCAGAAGCGGCCTGTTCTGCGTTCGCACTATGCGAAATCACTATTTCAAAATCGAGTTTACCGACCTGAATTTTATCTCCATGTGAGAGTTGGACTTCACCTTTGATACGTTTGTCATTCACGAGCGTACCATTTGTGCTTCCGAAATCGCGCAAACGTACGCTGTATTCATCGACGGTGAAGACGCAATGATGCCGGCTGACCATGTCGCTGTTAGGGCGCAGGTGACAATCTTCTTCCCGGCCGATTAAAAACTTTTTGCCTTTGATAGGAATTTGTTTTCCATCATGACGACCGCCTATTACCTTCAACGAAAGCTGCAACATAAATCGTTCACTCCATAGGTTTCATACAGAACACGCCAAAAGTTCTGGAACATGGTATGGCTGAGTATTCTCGCCATCCTATTTCCGGTGACTTGTTTTCATTTGGTCAGTAGATTGGAAGAAAGAAGCGTAAAATGAACAAGAAACAGAAATGAGTGAAATAACTTCTCGTCATTGAATGAATGGAGCAAATTACAATGCTCTTATGGCCCGCATTGTGTGGTTTGACTCACTTCACTGTAAGTAAAAATCCACTACTATTTTCCGTAACACTTAATAAATCTAGAATAAAAACAGATTATCTATAGATAACGCTATCAGGCAGATGACACGATGTCAATAAGGATAAAAGATACATCCGTTGTGTAAATGATTTATTAATAAATCGATAAAATTTACTTGATTTTGATAACTCCTGATCCACTAACCAATAAGCTTATTTTTGGCGCGAAGTCCAGGACGCACGCGAGTATTTTTCCGTTTCCAGCTGGCGGGCAATTTGAATTTCTTCGTCAGTCAGTTTTTGAGACTCCAAAGGCAGTTGAATCTCCTGGCTAATGGCTTGTGAGAATTCTTCCGCCAATTGGGTCAGAAATTGTGCCTGGTAGATGCTGGTTTGTTCAACCTGATTCAGCAATCCCGGAAAATGAGGTGCATATTCAGAGGTCAGCAGTAGCAGGCTGCCATGCTGAACTATTGCACCACGCCTTCTCCGTTGTGCGCTTCCGAGAACCTTGTTTCCCTCATAAACCAGGTCCCGTTCATCGCCCCGTCCAAAGCAAAGAAACGGTTCATTTTGCGATTTGAACGAGACTCCGCGAAACGCAACCTGCAGGCCATGTGAGGCCAAAACATCAATCAGTGGTTGATGAATTGTCAGGTATAGATCAGGGGGTGATTTTGAGAGGGGGTGACTGGCTGGTACCGCGAAGGAGTAGGTTAATTCATGGTGGTGTAAGATAGCACCTCCGCCTGACAGGCGACGTACACGAGGTAATCCTTTCCAGGATTCATTTTGTTCTTCGTTTTCATTTTTCTGAAAATAGCCGAGGGAGATCGTAGGCTGATCCCAGCGATACCAGCGTAACGAACAGAGATTGTTTTCCGCGGCTGACTCAAGCAGGGCTTCGTCAACAGCCATATTCCAGCTGCCCGTTAATGGCGCTGGTTCAATGATCAGTCTGAAGTGATCCGGTATTGAAGATTGAGTCATGCCAGGAACCAGATTAGAGAATGACACAGGCCAGAAAGTGTGCGGGTCGCCCTATTGGGGTTCGCAACACTGGAGAATCGGATGACGTGCCGCCACAACTTCATCCGGTCTGCTGATCGCGGTGCTATGCGGCGCCTGGTGTAAATATTCCGGATCTTCCTGAAGGATTTTCCGAATCGTTTCGGCAAACGCGTCCAATGTTTCTTTCGATTCTGTTTCCGTTGGTTCGACCATGATGGCTTCAGGTACTACCAGTGGAAAATAAACGGTGGGGGCATGGAAACCAAAGTCGAGTAGACGCTTGGCGATATCCATTGCCGTGACCCCATTTTCGGCTTTGATTTTTGACGCTGACGCGACGAACTCATGCATGCACAGGTCGCCGTTAGGAACAGGTAGCACATCCTTCAAAATTGCCTTGAGGTAGTTGGCATTCAGAACCGCGTTTTCTGAGACAGCTTTCAAGCCTTTAGCTCCCAGCGTTCTCAGATAACAGTAGCCTCGTACCACAATTCCAATATTGCCGTAAAAGGTGCGGACGCGTCCAATGGATTTGGGAGGGTTTTCCAGCGTGTATTGGTCTCCATTTTCCCCCGCATTTTCATTGCGTTTGATGACGGGACCAGGCAGGAAGTCAGACAGAAAATCACGCACAGCGATGGGGCCTGAACCGGGGCCGCCGGCACCATGTGGACCGGTGAAGGTTTTATGAACGTTGTAATGCATCATGTCGCCGCCAAAATCACCGGGGCGCGTATAGCCGAGAATAGCGTTCATGTTTGCGCCGTCGATATAAACGAGTCCGCCGACTTCGTGAACCATGTCTGCGATTTGTTTAATGTCTTTTTCGAACAGTCCCAGTGTATTGGGGTTTGTGACCATGAAGACGGCGGTCTGGTCATCCAGGTTGGCTTTGAGGTCTTCCAGGTCGACGAGTCCGGCTTTACTGCTTGCCAGTTGCACACAGTCGAATCCGGCAATCGCGGCACTGGCGGGGTTTGTTCCATGTGCACTGTTAGGGAATAGAACTTTGGTCCGTTTTTCGCCTCGATCTTCAAAGTAGGCTTTGGCCGTCAAGAGTGCTGTAAATTCACCTTGGGCACCAGCGGCAGGTTGTAGTGACACCGCAGGCAGGCCTGAAATTTCCGCCAGCATTTCCTGTGTCTCATAAAGCAACGCCAGCATACCTTGCAGGTCAGACGGATTTTGATAAGGATGCAAGTCGACAATTCCCGGCAGGCTCGCCAGCCGCTCGTGCCGTTTGGGATTGTACTTCATCGTACAGCTTCCCAGCGGGTAAAAGTGGGTATCGACACACATGTTTAATGTCGACAGATTGACGAAATGCCGGATGATGTCAGGTTCGGTAACTTCGGGAAGTCCCGTGGGTTCTATCGCCAGCGCAGCTGTGGGAAGCAGTTCATTCAGCGGTTTGACAGGGACGTCCGCTTCGGGAAGCTCGGCACCGCGCCGGCCGGGTTGAGAGAGAGCAAACAATGATTCGGTGGCCAATTGATTTCGCATGGTATTGGTTGTTGCTTCGAAATATCTGGACTAAGTGAAACGCATTAAGGTATTTAAAAAGCGGAGCTACGCTTTGAGGGCCGTCACCAGACGGTCGATTTCTTCCCTTGTTCTTTGTTCTGTGATCGCGACAAGGACACCGGTCTGGTCAGCGCCAGAGCCGTCTGTCCATTCAAAGCGTGAGAGTTCCGGTCCCAGGTCAAAGCCGGCCTGACGTGCCTTGCGGAGCAGGTAATCCGCTCCCTCTGAACAGCTTAAAACAAATTCTTTGAAGAAGGCACGTTCCGGGAAGGGGAGTTGGAGGCCTTCGATCTGAGCAAGTTGTTCGGCTGCATAGTGCGCTTTCTGACAGCAAAGCTCTGCAACTTCACGAATGCCCTGCTTTCCGAGCAGAGCGAGATAAACGGCGGCGCGAATCGCGATCAGTCCCTGATTACTGCAGATATTACTGGTGGCTTTATCGCGACGAATATGTTGTTCGCGAGCCTGCAGATTTAATACATAACAGCGTTTTCCATTGCGGTCGACCGTTTGACCGATCAGACGACCGGGCATTCTGCGGACAAACTTTTCACTGCAGGAAAACAGTCCGAGATACGGGCCGCCAAATTGCAGAGGGGTTCCCAGAGATTGCCCTTCCGCGATGGCGATGTCAGCACCATAATCACCGGGACGTTTTAAAATTCCGAGACTGATCGGATCATAGGACACAACAGACAAGGCGCCATATTTGTGTGCAATTTCCGTCAGTTGTTCTGCTTCTTCCAGAGTCCCAAAGAAGTTGGGGTGCTGGATGACGAGGCATGCAGTCTGATCGTTCATCGCCGCATCAACGTCGGCCGGATCGACTGATCCATTGACACAGGGAACCACGACCACTTCACAGTTTAAGTGTTTCAAATAGGTTTCTACGACCTGTCTGTATTCCGGATGCAGCGACCCGAGTAATACAACTCGATCGTGACGATTGGTGACCCGCATCGCCATGAAGGCGGCTTCGCTGACGCAGGTGCCTCCTTCGTACAGGCTGGCATTGGAAACATCCATGCCGGTTAACTGGCAGATTAGCGATTGGAATTCGAAGAAGGTCTGCAGGCTGCCTTGGCTGGCTTCCGCCTGATACGGTGTGTAGGCGGTATAAAATTCGCCTCTACGGGCAATTTCATCGACAGCAGCCGGAATGAAGTGATCATAAGCTCCGCCGCCCAGCATACAAACACGAGAGCCCGGTCCGACATTGTCTGCTGCCAGCTTCGAGACGTGTGCCTGCAGCTCCATTTCGGTTAAGGCAGGGGGGACATTCAGTGGGCGATCCAGACGCAGCTCTTGTGGGATGTTAGAAAATAAATCTTCCGTAGAGTCAACGCCGATGGCTTGCAGCATTTCCTGCTGCTGTTCTGATGTGTTAAAGAGGTAAGGCACGGTTCACTCGCTAATAAGCGTGATATTGAGGACGTTGTGATTCAACTGTTTTGATTATAGTCACGGGAGAGACGTTGGAACTCTCTTTTTACCGTTATTTCGAACGCAGCAGGAATTTATCGCATGCCGCAGTCTGAACACCCGAAAATCTTGAGCCGGGCTTCATTTAGTGGGCTTCCGACTCACAGAATTTCTGGTACTCGTCAGCATTCATAAACTGATCTAACTCTGATGGATTTGACATTTTGACTTTTGTGATCCAACCAGCGCCGAAGGGATCGTCTGAAAGTGGTGCCTGATCATCAACAAGTGCCGCATTAACTTCAGCAATTTCTCCGCTGACCGGA
This window of the Gimesia fumaroli genome carries:
- a CDS encoding DUF3352 domain-containing protein yields the protein MQPMKQYPAQLCLTVKKSTILAMVLVSVVFISLGSAAAVAETPLSQLVDDKAGVYVEASDLNGHLKQFLVSPVVTRFQQTQVFQSWLISQDVKNLKQGLRDVESVTEQRLFPLLNNLFGESVGLAVFNNGPKQTPSPLLLARVKKASATKSLFESWFKKTGVTVTSINYQKVPCFIASQSGADSDTIPQIYYTFLERTLVVTENKHILQSTVDLYVKQTLQKQPRDAQASLFNLKIYQRAQSKLSPNVTGSLFLNPRIWDEHIKPPKNEVEKGVVNWWHKTGGLIVGLHLKNTVALETVILFNSEAINLPLLDALQVPTEIPEKYTLVPKKALAVLCGQLNIHLLTQKVVDFYANKNPEKWQKFHAVSVGLLGGLDPVTEFAKALGPNVLFYSVPRKELSFDAISFDGLVALQITNPDQPAIGADKSQYQTALENVANFLMNSMLAHHNAHLKQDTSASILKIEDHELFQMRWIDSIGPYRPAYGINEQQIVFASSPELVKEFFTLKSEESLAALPLFQTWKETFFQQEKQLCFLNISSIRAFIDQNSDFLAKQLAQGQDGDIEKGRKKLSGLKGLLQSFDGLFLAAGLQKTQVRIIMGLGSLDPVN
- a CDS encoding RNA polymerase sigma factor encodes the protein MNEEDAAQVRSCLEGNREEMRALVARFQSPIFGLCYRMLGHRQDAEDVAQEVFVRAFRSLHQWDPTRTLKPWLLTIAANRCRTFLSKRSKRPVPTEFASELAVSQSPEQLQDLGEELQKAINLLREDHRTCFILFHQENLSCQEIGDILERPEGTIKTWLHRSRQELASTLRQRGIVPEVRHESR
- a CDS encoding DUF1559 domain-containing protein — its product is MRHLRTSIRSRGFTLIELLVVIAIIAILIALLLPAVQQAREAARRSTCKNNLKQISLAMHNYESAHSTFPYGHRGGGGAYPTYCHNRDTWFHRILPYVDQAPMYNNYEADCANVSASTSNHVHNISSSQIFVRTPLPAFMCPSDIGPGFAEPSGVRWGGSYLGCIGWANNRSTGTDNGMFGYQTKTKMRDITDGTSNTMMLSEGVQRVAVPTGFSWGCAGCYWIGGAHGEVTFSAFETPNTSAADQNYLCKSTTDINAPCVVNQTDKWNYARSQHVGGVHAGMADGAVRFISENIDRGTFRAIATTSGDEVVGEF
- a CDS encoding FHA domain-containing protein, which encodes MLQLSLKVIGGRHDGKQIPIKGKKFLIGREEDCHLRPNSDMVSRHHCVFTVDEYSVRLRDFGSTNGTLVNDKRIKGEVQLSHGDKIQVGKLDFEIVISHSANAEQAASAPEAAAEAAPSGEILTGSDTVFDIPVHKPEESAAAETAPAPETPAPVAPEVYEGDTQILSAEQQQAAQQAYDQAAQQAGYPPQQYGYPPQQMQPGQQYPYPMPPQYYPQQGYPQQPMPAYPQQYQMPPQGYPQQPPQPQPEQQNEQGNSAAPELPPVTLPPPGETGLKNKE
- a CDS encoding lipoate--protein ligase family protein, which translates into the protein MTQSSIPDHFRLIIEPAPLTGSWNMAVDEALLESAAENNLCSLRWYRWDQPTISLGYFQKNENEEQNESWKGLPRVRRLSGGGAILHHHELTYSFAVPASHPLSKSPPDLYLTIHQPLIDVLASHGLQVAFRGVSFKSQNEPFLCFGRGDERDLVYEGNKVLGSAQRRRRGAIVQHGSLLLLTSEYAPHFPGLLNQVEQTSIYQAQFLTQLAEEFSQAISQEIQLPLESQKLTDEEIQIARQLETEKYSRASWTSRQK
- the gcvPB gene encoding aminomethyl-transferring glycine dehydrogenase subunit GcvPB, translating into MRNQLATESLFALSQPGRRGAELPEADVPVKPLNELLPTAALAIEPTGLPEVTEPDIIRHFVNLSTLNMCVDTHFYPLGSCTMKYNPKRHERLASLPGIVDLHPYQNPSDLQGMLALLYETQEMLAEISGLPAVSLQPAAGAQGEFTALLTAKAYFEDRGEKRTKVLFPNSAHGTNPASAAIAGFDCVQLASSKAGLVDLEDLKANLDDQTAVFMVTNPNTLGLFEKDIKQIADMVHEVGGLVYIDGANMNAILGYTRPGDFGGDMMHYNVHKTFTGPHGAGGPGSGPIAVRDFLSDFLPGPVIKRNENAGENGDQYTLENPPKSIGRVRTFYGNIGIVVRGYCYLRTLGAKGLKAVSENAVLNANYLKAILKDVLPVPNGDLCMHEFVASASKIKAENGVTAMDIAKRLLDFGFHAPTVYFPLVVPEAIMVEPTETESKETLDAFAETIRKILQEDPEYLHQAPHSTAISRPDEVVAARHPILQCCEPQ
- the gcvPA gene encoding aminomethyl-transferring glycine dehydrogenase subunit GcvPA, with amino-acid sequence MPYLFNTSEQQQEMLQAIGVDSTEDLFSNIPQELRLDRPLNVPPALTEMELQAHVSKLAADNVGPGSRVCMLGGGAYDHFIPAAVDEIARRGEFYTAYTPYQAEASQGSLQTFFEFQSLICQLTGMDVSNASLYEGGTCVSEAAFMAMRVTNRHDRVVLLGSLHPEYRQVVETYLKHLNCEVVVVPCVNGSVDPADVDAAMNDQTACLVIQHPNFFGTLEEAEQLTEIAHKYGALSVVSYDPISLGILKRPGDYGADIAIAEGQSLGTPLQFGGPYLGLFSCSEKFVRRMPGRLIGQTVDRNGKRCYVLNLQAREQHIRRDKATSNICSNQGLIAIRAAVYLALLGKQGIREVAELCCQKAHYAAEQLAQIEGLQLPFPERAFFKEFVLSCSEGADYLLRKARQAGFDLGPELSRFEWTDGSGADQTGVLVAITEQRTREEIDRLVTALKA